CTGCAGCCGCAGGGCCCGGTGCAGCTCCCGGCAGTGGGTCCGCAGGAACGGGTTGTATTCCTTCTCCTCGCCGATGGTGGAGGGGCACTGGGGCGGGGAGAGACGGGGCCAGGTCAGCACGCGCAGAGCGGCCCGCGGCCACCGACGCGCCCCGCGAGGAGCCGCAGCCCGTTGAGACCACAGATCCCAGCAATGCACCCTGCGTGTTCTAATCCCCACGGAGCCTGCGCTGAGCCCAGCCCGTTTGCATCCCAAATCCATAACTTCTCCAGCTCCTTTTCCCAGAGACCGGCTCCTCTACACCAGTTTCAAAGCTATTTTCCTTTACTATCTGGATTGTGGTAACCCCCAGcactccattgtgccaggtgaTTCCTGAaatgcggctgcctctggggtggagtctGGCAGCCATTGATAGCAGCAGCATGCTCCAGCTGGGTTAGGATGGGAACCAAGACAGACCCCAAGTCCAGATGAAACGCTGCGAGGGGAATTTAGGCAGGTGGAATGGAATTACTCAGGCCGAGACTCTCTGCCCCAACAGTGGGCCCCGACAGGGCAGGGTCAAGACACATtaatggggtgcagggagggtgttTAGGGGTGCCGAGGGAGCGGACACTGCTGGGGCCTGTGCCCCAGGGGTTCTGGCAATCCAGCGAGCTGCAGCTGCATGGGGAGCAGCTTGTGGGTGGGGGGCCTTCGGGGAATGAggcagggacccagccccctgccaagcGTAACCTTCGAATGCTGGATTTTCCAGGCTGCCAGCTGCGAGGTGACGGATTAAtatacccagccagccagtctccTGGCCTTGGCCCAGCACCCGATGCCCCCTGGGTTCCTGCGGGGCGCGTGTGAATTCAAACcagcctgtgccccctccccccgctgccagGCTAGGAAGCGGCTGGATCCGAGCAGCAGGGGGAGCGGCACGACTTCCGGCCAGATGTTCCCCAGCCCCAgcgtggggtggtgggggggggagaagcaggaaagaGGAACTGGGCCCCGCGCGAGTGGCATCTGCGCCGGATGCCAAGGCCCGGGAGCCCTCCCCCACCGATACTCACCGTGCTCCTCTTCTCCAGCCGCTGCTGATTCACCCACTGCAGCTTCTGCTCCAGCACGGGGTTGgcctgctccagcaggctggcaAACATCAGGCAGTCCAGGGCATACTCGTgtcctgggggagagagggcagtgAACGGGAGAGGGGCTGGCATGGGCTGGGGCTCCGGTTAAGAGCACGGACTGGCAAGCCAAGCACCCGGTAGGGAGCCAGGCCGCCTggcctgggctctctccccatcTGTGCCGGCCCCTCTCCGGGCTTCTGCCCTATGGGAACATCACCTGCTGCCCGCTAGGGCGGCTGGGAGGGGCAGGCAAGGGGCCGGCAGGTCGGCTAGAGACGGGTGAGGTCCACGGAGCCAAGGAAACCAGATCTCTGGACAGAGCAGGGAGGTGAGACTGCGGCAGCATCTGCAGCGACGCCCCTCAACCTAAGtccctctaagctgcgcggccgcgcgggggctcagggctgtggcggggagaggcgcccctcccTGCCGGCTCCAGCATGGACCTGCCCCAGATTTGCCACGGCCGGGGGAGAGGGGCCCCACCCTTGGCTCGGCCCAGGCCTGCCGGAGgtgcctctcctccagccccgAGCTGCTGCggcgagagagggctggggggagtcctctctccccactgcagccctggggtagcctgcactccaaacccctcatctcaccccagagccccccccccacaccccagccttgAGCTGCCAcccgcactccaaacccccagccccagccccacctgagcCCACATCCCCCCcggcaccccaaccctgagcccccccggcaccccaaccctctcatccccagccccactccagagcccacccccacacacaccccagccttgAGCTGCCAcccgcactccaaacccccagccccagccccacctgagcCCACATCCCCCtggcaccccaaccctgagcccttgctacaccccaaaaccctcatccccagccccactccagagcccacccccacacacaccccagccttgAGCTGccacccgcaccccaaacccccagccccacccacccgaGCCTGCATCCCTCTCCGGCACCCCAACTctcccccaaccctgagccccctcacacctcaaacccctcatccctagccccaccccagagcccgtatCCCCCcacgcaccccaaccctctgccccagcgctgagccccctcccacccccccatgaATGTTGTTCTGTGCACGGATATGGAGGTGATGGGTCACACAGGGTCGTGTCACACGTCACCTCCACATGGGTGCACACACCACCATTCATTCCACACACGCATCGAACAAGTGAGAGGGGCACTGCCCTCCGtcccacccagcagcccccctcccGCGTCTACCGCAGCCTTGCTCCTCAGCTGCGGACGCAGACAGGCTCACGGGTGAGACCCAGCCGGGCTCTGGCTCCATGTCGGCACCGGCCCAGGAGCAGGGATTCCTTCCCCTCCTTGCAGATCTGGGTCAGCGACCCCCCCCCTCGTCTCCCACAGCGGGGCTGAGGCCCCCCAGACTCGTGGCTCTGAAATCCAGGCTGCGCCCCTACCTACCCCTGCAGCTCGGCCCCTGTGCAGCGGGACATGGAGATCGGGGGAtttccccagcctctgctcccccccgtttccctgccccacaaccccccccctcGAGCCTGCTGCCTGGCAGGGGGTGCTCACCTGGCCAGAGCAGCGTGTCCTCTGCCAGGTCCGCAGCTGTGTCCAGCGAGGCCAGCATGGTTTCCGGCGTCCCCTCGAATATCCGCCCTGCAagaccatggggggggggggggcgtgttacCAGGGAGGGGGTCGCGGTCCCCACACTCTATGAGCCCCACGCCCCGCAGGGCTCCCTCCTCCCTGGGTCGCTGGGGCAGCAGGCAAAgtgccacccccctccccgcaagAGGAGCTGTTTCGCGCGCCCCTCCCCCAAGTGGGGTGTTGACGGGGTCTTgcagcccccacccaccaccacgcCAGCAGTGCCCAAaccgccccaccccctcacacctCTGAGCGGCCTTAGCCCCCGGAGGATAACGGACTCATTACTGCTGCTGCGGAGGGGGAGCGCCCCCCGCGATCCAGGGGCAGAGGGAGGCGCCTCTGGAGCTGGAGGACCCGAGTTCTGCCCCCGATGCTGCCAACCGGGCGCAGGCCCCACTATCccgagtggggtggggctgagggaggtcGGGGGAAGGAACCGAAGAGCAACCGAGGGCTGATTGGTGAGGCTGTTAGTCCCTGACAAAAACTatgcccccgcccctcccttcccccaacagtaaaatgcagccccctctggggagGAACAGGGCAGCTTAGGGAAGCCCAAGCTCGTGCCAGCTGCATCTCGTTCATCCTGAAGAGtgaagggagggagcaggggggcccgACCCCCCCCGCCAGCTGTGCCTCCCCCCCGCGGGGCAGATACGACAGACAGACCCAAGGAGCCAGCTCACCGCAGCCTGAGAGGAAGAGCAGGTCTCCGGAGAAGAGGCAGGCCGGCCCCTCGAAGGGCTTCCCGTCCAGCACGTAGACCATGTGCCCCACGGTGTGCCCCGGGGTGAGGAGAGCCCTGAAGCGCAGCTGCCCCACGGCGACGGTCTCCTTATCCGAGAGGGGGCTGCGCGGGGGGCAGGAGaggctgttagggccccgggggGAGACTCCGCCAGCAGAGCGATTGCTCTGGATTCTGGAGCCGGGCGGCCCCCGCTGATCCCGACCGGGGCAGGGATTCAGGGGGGGCGTCCCAGCCCCTGGCCCGCCCTGCGGACAGGCATCAGCCGCCAAGGCTAGGCCAGCAGTGACCATCCGTGCGCTGGCCGCAGATCGGCCCACACGTGACACGAGCTGGGCAGGGCTCAGCCCAGCTCCCAGGGGACGCGTGGCCCCGTCACCGTCACGAGGGGCAGACGCAGGAGAGAAGGCGGCGACGGAGCCGGGCATGGAGACCGGGCTGCCCGCTCGCCCTAGAGGGCAGGggaggcctgggtccccctccaGTCCCCAGCGAGGGACCCAGCACCGCTTACTTGGTGAGCTCAGGGATGGCATCGCAGGCACTGCCGTACACCCTGCAGGAGCCGTGAAGCCGCCTCAGCGCCACGTTCCCCCCGCTGTGATCCCTGCGGGAGAGAGACTGTCAGCTCCCCCcagccgagccccccacccccagccgagccccccacaccccagctgtgATCCCTGCACGAGAGACTGTCAGCCCCCCcgccaggacccctcccccagccgagccccccacccctgtgatCCCTGCACGAGAGAGACTGTCAGCCCCCCcgccaggacccctcccccagccgagccccccacacccccgctGTGATCCCTGTGGGAGAGAGACTGTCAGCCCCCctgccaggacccctcccccagccgagCCCCCCACTGTGATCCCTGCGGGAGAGAGACTGTCAGCCCCCCCcagccgagccccccacccccccgcctctGTGATCCCTGTGGGAGAGAGACTGTCAGCCCCCCcgccaggacccctcccccagccgagccccccacccccccgctgtgATCCCTGCGGGAGAGAGACTGTCAGCTCCCCCcagccgagccccccacccccagccgagCCCCCCTCACCGCCGCTGTGATCCCTGCGGGAGAGAGACTGTCAGTTCCCCTcagccgagccccccaccccctagccTCTGTGATCCCTGTGGGAGAGAGACTGTCAGCCCCCctgccaggacccctcccccagccgagCCCCCCACTGTGATCCCTGTGGGAGAGAGACTGTCAGCTCCCCCcagccgagccccccacccccccgcctctGTGATCCCTGCGGGAGAGAGACTGTCAGCCCCCCcgccaggacccctcccccagccgagccccccacccccccgcctctGTGATCCCTGTGGGAGAGAGACTGTCAGTTCCCCCcagccgagccccccacccccccgcctctGTGATCCCTGCACGAGAGAGACTGTCAGCCCCCCcgccaggacccctcccccagccgagctccccacacccctgctgtgatccctgcaggagggagactgtcagccccccccagccgagcccccccccccccgtgatccCTGCAGGAGGGAGACTGTCAGCTCCCCCGccgggtgcccctcccccatccgagccccccacccccaccccccccgctgtGATCCCTGTACAGCTCAGATTTTGCCCCACACTGCAAAGGGCCCATCCCCCTCCACCCGCTGGTGCCCGCGGCTCCCCCGGTTAGCCTCTCCACCGcgcggctcccaggaagcggtggcatgtcccctctccagcccctacGTGTAGGGACACCtggggggctccgcacgctgcccccgccccaagcgccggctctgcagctcccattggccggaagctgtggccaacgggagctgcaggggcagtgcctttGGATGgggcatgcagagctgcctggccgcgcctctgcataggagctggagtggacatgatgctgcttctgggagctgcttgaggtaagtgctgcccggaccctgcactcctgaccccctctcgcaccccaacaccctgccccagccctgatccccctcccacctctgaaccctgcagtcccagcctggagcagcttcctacaccccaaacccctcatccccaggcccaccccagagcccacacccccagccagagccctcaccccacccagcacccctcctgcaccccaaccccttcatccgtgtccccaccccagagcccgcaccctacccagcaccccaaccccctgtcccagccctgatccccctcctccctccgaacccctcggtcccagcccggagcatcctcctacaccccaaccccctcctccctggccctacatcagagcctgcacccccagccggagccctcaccccacccgcatcccaaccccctgccccagcccagagcctcctcccgcaccctgaacccctcatttctggccccaccccagagcccacacccccaaccagagccctagCGACAAACACccaacccttcccctcccccgtccgATGCTAAAACCCTCCCTGGCTTCCACTGGCACCCCAACTTTCTCCCACTGCTGAGCAACCCCCCCGTCCATGCTGCCTGGGGTGCAGACAGCTACCCAGGGCCCCCCACCGGGCACAGGGGCCTGCCCCCCCCTTTAACAGCATTTCCCCGAGGGGCTGTGGGGAGCGCTAGTGtctgtcccctccacctcctcgTATCCCTTCCCGCTAGGTCGGTATCCCGCTGCCCCCCCACTCATGCAGGGGGAGCAGGAAGCTGGGGGGTCAGCAGCCCCAAATCCCAGGAGAACAGGGTGCTCCATGCTTGGGGGGGAGGCGGACACGTCCCCATCTCCAGACAGAATCCCTGCTCGCTCGTCCCTGGGCTTCTCATTCGGAGGCCAGACTCCAGGCATCCCCAGCAGGGACTAGCCATGGTACAggggctttttgtgtgtgtgtgtgtggggccgctggcgggggtgtgtgtgtgtgcacacggactgctggccgggggaggaggggaagggggcacgCAGGCCgctggcggggtgtgtgtgtgtgtgtgcacatggactgctggctgggggaggaggggaagggggcacgCAGGCCGctggcggggggtgtgtgtgtgtgtgtgtgtgtgcacacggactgctggctgggggaggaggggaagggggcacgCAGGCCGCTGGTGGGGGGGGTGCACACGGACTGctggccgggggaggaggggaagggggcacgcaggccgctggggggggggggggggggggcacccggactgctggccgggggggggaagggggcacgcaggccgctggcggggggggggaggtgcacacggactgctggccgggggggggaaggggggcacgcaggccgctggcggggggggggaggtgcacacggactgctggccggggggggggaagggggcacgcAGGCCGCTGGCGGGGGGTGCACGTGGGCAGTGCCGCAGTCACTGGAAGGAAGGGCCTGCTGGAGCCCATCCGGCCCCCTCTGCCAGGGCACGATCATCTGCAACCGCCCCAAACGCGGGGGCTCCCTGCCCGTCGGGCTCTCCTCTTCCGCACACACACGCTTTGTCTGGGCTGCTCTGGCTCGTggccaacccccccgccccgcattCCTGGCCCCCGCCCCTTATCCGGCCCAGCCACATGTGCCGGGGAGAGATAAGCCAGGGCACAGCCCCTGCTAAACCGCTGCCTTTCAGGAAGCAAACGTGCCTTATGTtacaaccccccccactccccaccccgagCTCATGAGATCAAAGCCACCGAGGTCCCTGGGGAcagcgctgggggcgggggctgggccagggcaccccCACGCCAGCCCGGAACAGAACTGAGTTCGCGGAggtggcggggggtgggaggaggggctggggggtgccctTGTGGCGGCTGGGACAATGGGAGCAGGTGGTTGAAATGAACCGGCTGCGGCATTTGGCCAGAGCCAGCGAGGATggaagtgggggcggggggttccCAGGGTCCCCGGCCTAGGCCGGGTTAACTGCACGGCTCACCCACCCGGGGGAGcctggaagggggcagggaaagggggtaACAGGAAGGAAAGAAGCAGCTGGTCAGAGCCCCGTcttcccccagggctggaggggggcaggatcGGCCAGGCCAGAGCCGATATTGCAGCCGAGCCACACGGCTCCGGGCACCACGTCTCTAGCCCCTGCGCCAGCTCCTGCCCACGGGCCACAGACCCACCGGGGAGCCCCAGCCTTGGCCTCTTGAGTGCGGTCAACGAGGGGCTGGTTGTGGGGTTCGGAGATGGACCATTGTCCCCTACCAAACCCACGGGCCAGAGAGGCCCCCCAACAGCAGCCAGGACTGGGGGGCAGGTTTTAAGGGCACCAGCTAGTGAAGAGGAAGGAACACGGGACCCCTggaagtggggcgggggggagggttgaTCTGTCCAGGTTCCCACTCTGCCCACACAGCACCGACTCCTCCTGCCACCTCCAAGGAGAGGGGCCCGTCCCCCCAGCTaggagggag
This region of Mauremys mutica isolate MM-2020 ecotype Southern chromosome 10, ASM2049712v1, whole genome shotgun sequence genomic DNA includes:
- the LOC123378518 gene encoding probable hydrolase PNKD isoform X3; the protein is MAWSGCLSRLQVLAAALAACCGLGAASLARCRPARRLRRCLAKVLMALAGPLVFRIGYSLYARTRLGYLFYKRQMKKARERYPHGHSIPQPMMFSGVKILPIPVLANNYSYLVIDTRSNTAAAIDPSDPLAVQAAIEQEGVTLEAILCTHKHWDHSGGNVALRRLHGSCRVYGSACDAIPELTNPLSDKETVAVGQLRFRALLTPGHTVGHMVYVLDGKPFEGPACLFSGDLLFLSGCGRIFEGTPETMLASLDTAADLAEDTLLWPGHEYALDCLMFASLLEQANPVLEQKLQWVNQQRLEKRSTCPSTIGEEKEYNPFLRTHCRELHRALRLQRLSGEDWDSFRARVLKEVRHRKDRYKAN
- the LOC123378518 gene encoding probable hydrolase PNKD isoform X4; translated protein: MAWSGCLSRLQVLAAALAACCGLGAASLARCRPARRLRRCLAKVLMALAGPLVFRIGYSLYARTRLGYLFYKRQMKKARERYPHGHSIPQPMMFSGVKILPIPVLANNYSYLVIDTRSNTAAAIDPSDPLAVQAAIEQEGVTLEAILCTHKHWDHSGGNVALRRLHGSCRVYGSACDAIPELTNPLSDKETVAVGQLRFRALLTPGHTVGHMVYVLDGKPFEGPACLFSGDLLFLSGCGRIFEGTPETMLASLDTAADLAEDTLLWPGHEYALDCLMFASLLEQANPVLEQKLQWVNQQRLEKRSTCPSTIGEEKEYNPFLRTHCRELHRALRLQRLSGEDWDSFRARVLKERKVEHDPTAGS
- the LOC123378518 gene encoding probable hydrolase PNKD isoform X2, with the protein product MAWSGCLSRLQVLAAALAACCGLGAASLARCRPARRLRRCLAKVLMALAGPLVFRIGYSLYARTRLGYLFYKRQMKKARERYPHGHSIPQPMMFSGVKILPIPVLANNYSYLVIDTRSNTAAAIDPSDPLAVQAAIEQEGVTLEAILCTHKHWDHSGGNVALRRLHGSCRVYGSACDAIPELTNPLSDKETVAVGQLRFRALLTPGHTVGHMVYVLDGKPFEGPACLFSGDLLFLSGCGRIFEGTPETMLASLDTAADLAEDTLLWPGHEYALDCLMFASLLEQANPVLEQKLQWVNQQRLEKRSTCPSTIGEEKEYNPFLRTHCRELHRALRLQRLSGEDWDSFRARVLKEQRKVEHDPTAGS
- the LOC123378518 gene encoding probable hydrolase PNKD isoform X5 translates to MKKARERYPHGHSIPQPMMFSGVKILPIPVLANNYSYLVIDTRSNTAAAIDPSDPLAVQAAIEQEGVTLEAILCTHKHWDHSGGNVALRRLHGSCRVYGSACDAIPELTNPLSDKETVAVGQLRFRALLTPGHTVGHMVYVLDGKPFEGPACLFSGDLLFLSGCGRIFEGTPETMLASLDTAADLAEDTLLWPGHEYALDCLMFASLLEQANPVLEQKLQWVNQQRLEKRSTCPSTIGEEKEYNPFLRTHCRELHRALRLQRLSGEDWDSFRARVLKECDGPVERQRTLCS